The DNA sequence GAACCTCCTCATTTACAAGGGAACAATTTCCCCTTAGGTAACATTTCTCTATTTTCTTGAGTACTCGCTTCAAATATAGTAAAACTTTAAGTATTAAGAGATGTTATTCTTATTGTTTCCAATATAACTATTCGATAACACAGGTTGTATTTTGCTTGCAAAAATCCAATAAGTATTTCCGATGAAAAAATACTAGATATTCTGTTTTCTAAAACCAACACTTTTACTGTTGTCTGACACAGTATAATAAGTTATACGCGATATAAATTTATAGTAGTCCATCAAATATATTCTCTCTATATATACAAATACAGGCGTTCGTGCGCGCacacatacacatatatatatagtcttGAACCAATTATAAAATTATCTCCGCGTGATGTGTACCTTTCTCGAACCCTGTCTGAACACGGTATATTTTGTACACCGAACGGGCTACCTTCCCTCACTGCCCCTTCCCACCCCCCACCCAAAAGTCAAGAAATCGAAGCATCAATCTTGGCTTAGCTTTCATTCATTACTAAAATTAGTCTGCTTCAATTCATTCATTTTCATACTTTCTCTTACACCACCCCGCCAATCTCGCAATTCCTAACCCCCCCACCCCCCCACATGCAATAATCACACCCCTTTTTCCCTCCCTTATGTCCAAACAACTAAATTCACATTATCTCTCTCTTCCCTCTTTACATCAATATGtctctcttcttcttcatctccctTTTACCTTTTCTCCCTTCTTCCTCTTCTCTTCACTACCCTTTCAGTAAGCTCAACTTAAAACTAACTTCAACTTCATTTTCTCATCATTTTTCCCAACTGTTCTAATTTTAACCAACTAACTTAACTAACTTTCTTtttccctcttttttttttttgttgttgttgcagATTATTCATTACATATAGATTGCGGAAGTCTTTCAAATTCAACTGACGTCTTCAATACGTCATGGCTTTCCGACCGTTACTTTACCGGCGGGTCAACCTCCGTCGTATCCGAGCCTCTCCACTTTCAACACTCACAAGAAAAAACCCTCCGTTACTTCCCCGTTTCCTCCGGTAAAAAGAACTGCTACGCAATTCCCAATTTGCCCTCCGCCGGCCGTTACCAGCTCCGTTTGTTCACCGTCTACGATAACTACGATGGGAAATCACACTCCCCGTCATTCGACGTCTCCGTCGAGGGCAATGTCGTCTTTCAATGGCGTTCCCCTTGGCACGAATCCatctcacgcgccggcgcgtactCCGATCTGTTTTTTACTATTGATGATGATGACGTGGCGGATGTTTGTTTTTACAGTATTGCCACTGATTCCCCCGTGATTGCGTCGCTTGAAATCACGCAAATTGATCCGGCTTCTTATTTAGTCAATGATAGTTCAATTTTGGTCAATTATGGTAGATTTTCCAGCGGGTCGGATCAATGGGGACCCGGTTTTAGTAACGATACGGATCGGTTCGGCCGGTCATGGCAATCGGACTCCGATTTTAGGTCTACGGTTGCGGGGGTATCCACTGGAGCACATATTAAGGCTATTTCTGCAATGAAAAATGTTGTTAATGTGGATAAAGCACCAAATTATTTTCCTTTGAAGTTGTATCAAACTGCAGTTACTGTAATTGGTGAAGGAGGTGAATATTTGGAGTATAATTTACCCGTGGACGCGAAATTGGATTACTTGTTGTGGTTTCATTTTGCCGAGATTGATGTAAGTGTGAATAGAGCTGGGAAAAGGGTGTTTGAGGTGGTGGTGAATGGTGAGAATGTGAGTAGAGTGGATATTTATGAGAAAGTTGGGAGCTTTGCTGCTTATGATTGGAGTTATGTTGTTAAGAATTTGAGTAGTGCTGAGTTGAATGTGAGGCTTGTGCCTGTTGTGGGTGCGCCTGTGATTTGTGGCCTTGAGAATTATGCTATTATTCCACCTGATCTCAAGACTCTTCCTCAACAAGGTATACTGATTTGAGTTTAGTTATATGCACTCACGATGTAAAGAGTGTAATTTCTCCTATTATAGAAGATTCCTTTCCATTTTCTTAGGGTTACCAATTAATGTTTGTATAGAGAATTACATGCAGTTGCCTTTTCAGCGAGTTGATGGTCTAAATATTTTTACACGTTCACTGTATAGAACTTAATGAAATTTAGTTTATTTCAAGAACTCGTCGCAGTTGTGTGTATTTTTGGTAATTATGTTAGTTGTGGAAGTTCCTTTCGGCAAAATTTGAACTTGTTCTTTTGCCTGTGTTTGCAGTTGTTGCTATGAAAGCATTGAAGGAGTCGCTTAGAGTTCCGGATAGGATGGGATGGAATGGTGACCCTTGTGCTCCTACTACTTGGGATGCTTGGGAAGGTGTTACATGTCATCCAACTAAGAATGGATCGCTTGTGATCTCCCAAATGTAAGTTATTCTTCTCTCTCTGTTGTACGTGGATACATGTTCAATGACGATGGGAGAGTATTTGAGCTAGCAGTTAGTGTCTAGCCTGCTTGGATATCTTAATGGAGGTCATAACTTTACTGCTAGCTTGCTACCTTTCATTATCTGATAAGGGGCACATACTAACATGTGGTGATAGCACGGCACAAATGAGATAAGAACAATGTATAATGTGTGTGTTGATAACATTAGGGTTGGCTAGAAAACTGATGTAGAAGATCGAGAACAAAGCCATGTCTTTCTTTTAGTTGCAATACAGAGTCGCAGTGCACAACTAGAAGTGGACGGAGTTTTTGGAGCAGCTATCTTGCCAAAGTGAATTACCTATGTATGTATCTGTTCTTAACAAATTCTTGAGCCGAGGGGCTAtccgaaacaacctctctaccttcataaggtagaggtaaggtctgcgtacacattaccctccctagaccccacttgtggatTCCACCgggtttattattgttgttgtatctgtTCTGAACAATGAAGCATAGCATGGGATATTGAGTTGAATGAAAAATGTAGAACTTGCTGCGCAAGTACCTGGGGCAGAAGATGTATGCCTTGCAGGTCTTTTGGCTATGGCTAGGTACCGTAGTGCTCTGCGGTCTTAACTCAAAAAGACATTTCGAAACATTGTTTCAAGCTTAAGAACCCAATTCCACAAAATTTTATTGAAATGCCGAGGCAAGGCATTTGGGTTTGGATGTCAATTCATCTTAATGAAGGAAAGAAGCGTCATGGAATTAATTCAGATTTCAGATCTACTAGTACACGAGCCCTTGGAAACCACTGTGGTTGGACTGTTAAAGTGTGAAATTTCCACAGCTCTTACTTGGCAAATGATGTAATCATTAATTTCAAGTTGTGTGTCaaagaaggaaagaaaagaagTTTTCCCTGCAACGAATATCCCCTTGACTTTCTATTGTTTAATTCAATGTGATAAGTAAAGCACCACATGTATATCCTTCTTGATTCTTTTAGTTCTTTTCTTTCAGAGATCTTGGAAGCCAAGGCTTAAAGGGATATATCAGCGACCAAATTGGGCTCTTGTCTAATTTGGTAAGCTTGTAAGTATCAACTGTCAATTTCGCACCTCTTAACAGTTTATCTCTTAAATACCGGAATTTCACATGTTAATCCTCCTATGTAGTATCTAGACTTGCTCACTAGGTGGTCCTTATAAAATGATTAAGAGGTGTTCGGATACACTGAAAACATACTAGTATCTGCGTATGCTCATTATGGTGCCCGATGAATAAATACTTTCTATTGGATCATTTCAGCTGCACTATCTTCTTTTCTACACTTTTACTGTTTGTTACCTGTGTTTTTATTTTGCCTTTGCAAATATTCATTCTACTAATCTTACTTTTTGCAACAGGAATCTAAGTTCTAATTCTTTGGGAAGTTCTCTACCGTGGGGATTGGGTCAGAAGTCTCTCGTGAAACTGTAAGACCATATATTAGCACTGTGTTCTTGATCGTGATTTTGTTTGCTTGAAATGGTCTGGTGTTTTGCATCTTAGAACTATGGGTTTTATCAAGTCCGACTTACATAAATTGTTGAATGTTATTGGAGTCCTGAATTACACGGATCCTGCCAGATTTTTCTGATTCACTCACTTGCTACTAGTTTAACAACTTGCCTCTTGTAAATTCCTTTTATTCTCTGGACCTTTTTTTGTTGAGATAAGGTCCTTTTATCCCTGGTCCTTAGATTGAAGTTTTGGTTATCAACTTTATTTGAACTAACAATGTCACTTTTTAAAGCTTGATCTTTGGACCCCTCCCAGCTATGTCTTATTGAAGTGTTTTTTTTGGGCTCCAATTTCCCTAAAACTCTCGTCTATCATAACTACTCTTGTTCAGAAATAGCCGTAAGGCCTAGTGTATTAGTCCTCTTTCTCTCTTTTGAAGAGCTAACCCCTTTTGTAAAAGAGAAAAGTGCTAGCCCCTTTTGTCAAACTGGTTTGCGGTTACATTCTTGGTACTTGAAGCTTGCAATTCGTCATTTGGAGATCTTTTGTGCAGGGATTTGTCAAATAACAAACTTACCGGATCCATACCTGATAGTCTAGCTTCGTCCACCTTGCAATTTGTGTAAGCTTC is a window from the Nicotiana tomentosiformis chromosome 10, ASM39032v3, whole genome shotgun sequence genome containing:
- the LOC104092985 gene encoding receptor-like protein 4, with translation MSLFFFISLLPFLPSSSSLHYPFNYSLHIDCGSLSNSTDVFNTSWLSDRYFTGGSTSVVSEPLHFQHSQEKTLRYFPVSSGKKNCYAIPNLPSAGRYQLRLFTVYDNYDGKSHSPSFDVSVEGNVVFQWRSPWHESISRAGAYSDLFFTIDDDDVADVCFYSIATDSPVIASLEITQIDPASYLVNDSSILVNYGRFSSGSDQWGPGFSNDTDRFGRSWQSDSDFRSTVAGVSTGAHIKAISAMKNVVNVDKAPNYFPLKLYQTAVTVIGEGGEYLEYNLPVDAKLDYLLWFHFAEIDVSVNRAGKRVFEVVVNGENVSRVDIYEKVGSFAAYDWSYVVKNLSSAELNVRLVPVVGAPVICGLENYAIIPPDLKTLPQQVVAMKALKESLRVPDRMGWNGDPCAPTTWDAWEGVTCHPTKNGSLVISQIDLGSQGLKGYISDQIGLLSNLVSLNLSSNSLGSSLPWGLGQKSLVKLDLSNNKLTGSIPDSLASSTLQFVYLNGNELEGQVPEELLSIGVHGGAIDLSGNKGLCGGPTLPDCPLFWNKDGLSTAGKAAIGVSCLVFVCVVVLVAYICYKRRQNDYDFGLPHEVMSLAAKRNRYQRQKSLMTLEMESQHAKGFIPTYNAT